One Nostoc sp. UHCC 0302 DNA window includes the following coding sequences:
- a CDS encoding class I SAM-dependent methyltransferase — translation MATILRDWSYRYQWLYDSISRLAALSVGGEGRFRQLALQGLTIDSDTQVLDLCCGSGQATQFLVKHSQNVTGLDASPLSLRRARQNVPTASYVEAFAEDMPFADNLFDVVHTSTALHEMQPEQLRKIIQEVYRVLKSGGVFTLVDFHTPTNPIFWPGITLFLLLFETETAWQLLKTDLTLLLRETGFDASEPTLYAGGSLQVIQARKR, via the coding sequence ATGGCAACAATTTTAAGGGATTGGAGTTACCGCTATCAGTGGCTTTATGATAGTATCTCGCGTTTAGCAGCCTTGAGTGTAGGCGGTGAAGGGCGTTTCCGGCAATTAGCTTTACAAGGGTTAACAATTGACTCAGATACTCAGGTTTTGGATTTATGTTGTGGTAGTGGTCAAGCAACGCAATTTTTGGTAAAACATTCACAAAATGTTACAGGCTTAGACGCTTCACCTTTGTCTTTGCGACGGGCGCGGCAGAATGTGCCTACTGCTTCTTATGTAGAAGCTTTTGCGGAGGATATGCCCTTTGCAGATAATCTATTTGATGTGGTGCATACCAGTACTGCACTGCACGAGATGCAACCTGAGCAATTGCGGAAAATTATTCAAGAGGTTTATCGGGTATTGAAGTCAGGAGGAGTGTTCACGCTGGTAGATTTCCACACTCCTACGAATCCGATATTTTGGCCTGGGATAACACTGTTTTTACTGTTGTTTGAGACTGAGACAGCTTGGCAGTTACTGAAAACTGACTTGACTTTGTTGCTGCGTGAGACTGGGTTTGATGCGAGCGAGCCAACTTTGTATGCAGGTGGTAGTTTGCAGGTAATCCAAGCGAGGAAGAGATAA
- a CDS encoding dienelactone hydrolase family protein yields MKEITRRNFIATATLATGFTLAVQPISAAVITTDAKGLVAGAVKIPVTDGEIPAYRAVPAKGRDFPIVLVIQEIFGVHEHIQDICRRFAKLGYLAIAPQLFIRQGDVSKLSNIDEIRSVVAKVPDAQVLSDLDATVNWGVKSANGNADKLAITGFCWGGRITWLYAAHNPNVKAGVAWYGRLVGDVTELTPKHPVDIASTLKVPILGLYGGKDTGITLDTVEQMRDRLASRNENRLKKSSSKSEIIVYPDAPHAFFADYRPSYREKEAKDGWRRLQAWFKQHGV; encoded by the coding sequence ATGAAAGAAATAACGCGTCGCAATTTTATCGCAACTGCCACTTTAGCAACAGGTTTTACTCTAGCTGTGCAACCTATTTCTGCCGCAGTCATTACCACTGATGCTAAGGGTTTAGTAGCAGGTGCAGTAAAAATTCCTGTTACAGATGGTGAAATTCCTGCTTACAGAGCAGTTCCTGCAAAGGGTAGAGATTTCCCAATTGTCTTAGTTATTCAGGAAATTTTTGGTGTACACGAGCATATTCAGGATATCTGTCGTCGCTTTGCCAAGTTGGGATATTTAGCGATCGCACCTCAATTATTTATCCGTCAGGGCGATGTCTCCAAGTTAAGTAATATTGACGAAATTCGCTCAGTAGTAGCCAAAGTACCTGATGCTCAAGTGCTATCTGATCTTGATGCTACAGTCAACTGGGGTGTAAAATCAGCTAATGGTAATGCCGATAAATTGGCAATAACTGGCTTCTGCTGGGGTGGGCGCATCACTTGGCTGTACGCAGCACACAATCCCAACGTGAAGGCAGGCGTGGCATGGTACGGGCGATTAGTGGGCGATGTCACGGAACTCACGCCTAAGCATCCTGTTGATATTGCCTCTACATTAAAAGTCCCCATTCTCGGACTATATGGTGGCAAGGATACGGGTATTACCCTTGATACAGTAGAGCAGATGCGCGATCGCCTTGCGTCTCGGAACGAGAATCGCCTTAAAAAAAGCAGCAGCAAATCGGAAATCATCGTTTATCCCGATGCACCTCACGCCTTTTTTGCCGATTATCGCCCTTCTTACCGTGAAAAAGAAGCCAAGGACGGTTGGAGACGGCTTCAGGCATGGTTCAAGCAGCATGGTGTGTAA
- a CDS encoding DUF29 family protein, with the protein MTQELIDLRTSILEGRYADALAIVDELQGMSKQAILRNIQSYLNILLIHLIKNQVEKRLTGSWASSIRNSVREIKKMNLKEKEIDYYVNLDEWANLIVEEVIEDAIADASEEVLDGMYSQFQLSEIIDRTQLIQTALKLLALTHSQSAKNLPGSVAGTLIELPGGQDWINRKN; encoded by the coding sequence ATGACGCAGGAATTAATAGACCTGAGAACTAGTATTCTGGAAGGACGTTACGCAGACGCCTTAGCAATTGTAGATGAGCTACAAGGAATGAGTAAACAGGCTATTCTGCGAAATATCCAATCTTATTTAAATATTTTGCTCATTCATCTGATTAAAAACCAAGTTGAGAAAAGATTGACTGGTTCTTGGGCAAGTTCTATTCGGAATTCTGTCCGAGAAATCAAAAAAATGAATCTTAAAGAGAAGGAAATAGATTATTACGTGAACTTAGATGAATGGGCAAATTTGATTGTAGAAGAAGTTATTGAAGATGCAATAGCTGATGCTAGCGAAGAAGTGCTAGATGGTATGTACAGCCAATTTCAACTTTCAGAAATTATTGATAGAACTCAGTTAATCCAAACTGCATTAAAATTATTAGCTCTAACACATTCTCAATCAGCTAAGAATTTACCAGGATCTGTTGCAGGAACTTTAATAGAGTTACCAGGAGGGCAAGATTGGATAAACAGGAAAAATTGA
- a CDS encoding IS630 family transposase (programmed frameshift) has product MGARLRVFLTPEQDQTLLNLRKQDVPQKVKDRAEIIRLNAHGWYVEKIADHFDCHKKTVTKVLHQWQKLGTEGLWESPGRGGKPKWLEDDMIFLEECLRNEPRTYNSSQLALKLKTERNVEMSADRLRRVLKKGVDWKRTRKSHKGKQDPVARANKQADLDMLELAAATGEIDLKYLDESGFCMWSEPSYTYYFRGEQKRLEQTKRRGRRLSIIGLLQPLISFVYGLVIGGVDRKSYIEMMEKEAKQAQETGRISVIVQDNGPIHRCQEVQQLWKKWESQGLYIFFLPKYCSEMNPIELEWQHLKKDELSGQAFDDELDLAYAVINGVQARGKKNNHNTHRVKFSSRLST; this is encoded by the exons ATGGGTGCGCGTTTAAGGGTATTTCTGACTCCTGAGCAAGACCAAACTTTACTAAATCTGAGAAAACAGGATGTACCACAGAAAGTCAAAGACAGGGCGGAAATAATCAGGCTAAATGCACATGGTTGGTATGTAGAGAAGATAGCAGATCACTTTGATTGTCACAAAAAAACAGTCACAAAAGTTTTGCATCAATGGCAAAAACTGGGCACAGAAGGGCTTTGGGAATCTCCTGGGCGAGGGGGGAAACCAAAGTGGCTTGAGGATGACATGATATTTTTAGAAGAATGCCTCAGAAACGAGCCACGCACATACAATAGTTCTCAGTTAGCTTTGAAGTTGAAAACAGAACGCAACGTTGAGATGAGTGCCGACAGATTAAGACGGGTACTC AAAAAGGGGGTCGATTGGAAACGGACAAGGAAAAGCCATAAAGGAAAACAAGACCCAGTAGCACGAGCAAACAAGCAAGCAGACCTAGACATGTTGGAATTAGCTGCTGCCACTGGTGAAATAGACCTGAAATACCTAGACGAGTCAGGGTTCTGTATGTGGAGCGAACCTAGTTATACATATTACTTTAGAGGTGAGCAAAAACGGTTAGAACAGACTAAACGCCGTGGTCGCAGATTAAGTATTATCGGGCTTCTCCAACCTTTAATCAGTTTTGTTTACGGTTTAGTTATCGGTGGTGTTGACCGTAAATCTTATATAGAAATGATGGAGAAAGAAGCCAAACAAGCCCAAGAAACTGGACGTATCAGCGTGATTGTGCAAGATAACGGGCCAATACATCGCTGCCAAGAAGTTCAACAATTGTGGAAAAAATGGGAAAGTCAGGGTTTGTACATCTTTTTTCTCCCGAAATATTGCTCAGAAATGAATCCAATTGAATTGGAATGGCAACATCTCAAGAAAGATGAGTTATCCGGGCAAGCATTTGATGATGAGCTAGATCTCGCTTACGCCGTCATCAATGGTGTTCAAGCTAGAGGAAAAAAAAACAATCACAACACACATCGTGTAAAATTTAGCTCTAGATTATCAACTTAA
- a CDS encoding NB-ARC domain-containing protein gives MKVFLSQNQQDFMQRISVVGTSGSGKTTLAKQISQRLAIPHVELDYLHWQPNWVEVPNDIMHQKVTQALSSDRWVSR, from the coding sequence ATAAAAGTTTTCCTATCTCAGAATCAACAAGATTTTATGCAGCGGATTTCTGTAGTTGGTACTAGTGGTTCAGGTAAGACAACGTTGGCAAAGCAAATTTCCCAACGTCTCGCGATTCCCCATGTTGAACTAGACTATCTGCATTGGCAACCTAATTGGGTAGAAGTGCCAAATGATATAATGCATCAGAAAGTTACTCAAGCTTTGTCAAGCGATCGCTGGGTAAGTAGGTAG
- the ruvC gene encoding crossover junction endodeoxyribonuclease RuvC, with protein sequence MEKRILGLDPGLAILGFGAITCQQSQGKVQDTTVKVLDFGVISTPAGTEMGQRLCTLFDDLHALIEELQPDLVAIEKLFFYRMSSTILVAQARGVLILVLGQRRIPYVEFTPAQIKQALTGYGNADKSEVQEAVARELNLEEIPKPDDAADGLAVALTAWYQI encoded by the coding sequence ATGGAAAAGAGAATTTTAGGATTAGATCCAGGACTGGCGATTTTAGGGTTTGGGGCAATTACTTGCCAACAAAGTCAAGGCAAGGTACAAGACACTACAGTTAAGGTACTGGATTTTGGGGTAATCAGTACGCCTGCGGGTACGGAAATGGGACAGCGGCTGTGTACCTTGTTCGACGATTTGCACGCTTTGATTGAGGAATTGCAACCGGATTTGGTTGCGATCGAGAAATTATTTTTCTATCGTATGTCAAGTACTATTCTTGTTGCACAGGCGCGGGGTGTACTTATTTTGGTGTTGGGGCAACGTCGTATCCCGTATGTAGAGTTTACCCCTGCCCAAATTAAACAAGCTTTGACTGGATATGGTAATGCTGATAAGTCAGAAGTGCAAGAGGCGGTAGCACGGGAGTTGAATTTAGAAGAAATTCCTAAGCCGGATGATGCCGCAGATGGTTTAGCAGTGGCTTTGACAGCATGGTATCAGATATAG
- a CDS encoding gluconeogenesis factor YvcK family protein, whose product MSIGFLRQALNALQKQSRSRTSYRVNQWFKWLSPGLSVKRWLLISVGGVILASLGLAIWIKLTPIFWLLELLKGFLGVITDILPNYISGPLVLLCGFMLLLWGQTRTVGSITRVLRPEGEEELIDVLLAHRRLYRGPKIVVIGGGTGLSTLLRGLKTYSANITAIVTVADDGGSSGRLRQEFGVLPPGDIRNCLAALADEEKLLTELFQYRFRAGDGLTGHSFGNLFLTAMSDITGDLEQAVAASSKVLAVRGQVLPATLSDVRLWAELADGRRIEGESSIPKAGGKIVKLGCIPANPPAVPAAIKAIKEADYIIIGPGSLYTSLIPNLLVPEIADAIAKTESPRIYVCNIMTQPGETEGYTVADHIRAIDAACGDRRLFDAVLVHKKSPSERSLIRYAEQNSHPVFIDREAVSELGRRIVPANVLYEDEIGFVRHNPQKLARVLLRWYSRVHHGK is encoded by the coding sequence ATGTCAATCGGTTTTCTTAGACAAGCCCTCAACGCCCTGCAAAAGCAGTCGCGCTCTCGTACTTCCTATCGGGTTAACCAGTGGTTCAAGTGGCTATCGCCTGGACTATCGGTAAAACGTTGGTTGCTCATTAGTGTTGGGGGTGTAATATTGGCGAGTTTGGGGTTGGCTATTTGGATTAAGCTAACCCCAATTTTTTGGCTGCTTGAGTTGCTTAAGGGTTTTCTGGGAGTAATCACCGATATATTACCCAACTATATCAGTGGCCCTTTGGTACTGCTTTGTGGCTTTATGTTATTGCTCTGGGGACAAACTCGCACTGTAGGCTCAATTACTAGGGTACTAAGACCAGAAGGTGAAGAGGAACTCATTGATGTCCTGCTGGCGCATCGTCGATTGTACAGAGGGCCTAAAATAGTAGTGATTGGCGGTGGTACAGGACTTTCGACGTTGTTGCGAGGACTGAAAACCTATAGTGCTAATATTACTGCGATCGTGACTGTAGCCGATGATGGTGGGTCTTCTGGAAGGTTGCGCCAGGAGTTTGGAGTGCTACCACCAGGGGATATTCGCAATTGCTTGGCAGCATTAGCAGATGAAGAAAAGTTATTAACAGAATTGTTTCAATACCGCTTTCGGGCTGGAGATGGATTAACAGGACACAGTTTTGGTAATTTGTTCTTAACAGCGATGAGTGATATTACTGGAGATTTGGAACAGGCAGTTGCGGCCAGTTCCAAAGTGCTAGCGGTACGGGGACAAGTACTGCCAGCAACTCTCAGTGATGTTCGTCTCTGGGCAGAATTAGCCGATGGTCGCCGAATTGAGGGTGAATCGAGCATTCCCAAAGCTGGGGGTAAAATTGTCAAATTAGGCTGTATTCCTGCCAATCCTCCAGCTGTACCAGCAGCTATTAAAGCAATTAAAGAAGCTGATTACATTATTATTGGCCCGGGTAGCCTTTATACCAGTTTAATTCCTAATTTATTGGTTCCAGAAATTGCGGATGCGATCGCCAAAACAGAGTCCCCCCGCATTTATGTCTGCAATATCATGACTCAACCAGGAGAAACAGAAGGATACACTGTTGCTGACCATATTAGAGCCATTGATGCAGCTTGTGGAGATAGACGGTTATTTGATGCTGTACTAGTACACAAAAAATCCCCCTCTGAGCGATCTCTCATCCGCTACGCCGAACAAAACTCTCATCCCGTTTTTATAGATAGAGAAGCCGTATCTGAACTGGGACGACGCATTGTCCCAGCTAACGTTTTGTATGAAGATGAGATTGGTTTCGTACGTCATAATCCGCAGAAACTCGCACGAGTTTTATTGCGTTGGTACAGTCGAGTGCATCATGGGAAGTAG
- the tsaE gene encoding tRNA (adenosine(37)-N6)-threonylcarbamoyltransferase complex ATPase subunit type 1 TsaE, translated as MKIFLADAEATLRFGITLGESLSAGSVILLEGDLGAGKTTLVQGIGKGLGINELIVSPTFTLINEYTEGRFPLYHLDLYRLEPQEVAALNLESYWEGVEVTPGLVAVEWAERMPYKPDRYLSVCLTYAHDSTRQAEVTPFNCTISEFITAI; from the coding sequence ATGAAAATTTTTCTTGCTGATGCAGAAGCTACGCTACGTTTCGGTATAACTCTTGGCGAATCCCTGAGTGCTGGCAGTGTAATTTTACTAGAAGGTGATTTAGGCGCTGGTAAAACTACTCTCGTTCAAGGTATTGGGAAAGGTTTAGGAATCAATGAACTCATTGTCAGTCCTACTTTCACTCTCATTAATGAGTATACAGAAGGACGCTTTCCCCTTTACCACCTAGACTTATATCGTTTAGAACCACAAGAAGTTGCCGCTTTGAATTTAGAAAGCTACTGGGAAGGTGTTGAGGTTACGCCAGGACTTGTGGCGGTTGAATGGGCAGAACGAATGCCCTACAAGCCAGATCGCTATTTGAGCGTATGTTTGACTTATGCACATGACAGCACTCGTCAAGCTGAAGTTACGCCATTTAATTGCACTATTAGCGAATTCATCACCGCTATCTGA
- a CDS encoding dihydroorotase, which yields MSSPTSLLIRHARIILPNGDFIIGDVLTHDRQIVEVAPEISQATATTEIDAQGLTLLPGVIDPQVHFREPGLEHKEDLFTASCACAKGGVTSFLEMPNTRPLTTTQQALDDKLQRASNKCLVNYGFFIGATAENLPDLLLAKPTPGIKIFMGSMHGQLLIDGETTLEAIFAKGQRLIAVHAEDQARINHRRQEFAGIHDPAVHSQIQDNQAALLATKLALKLSHKYQRRLHILHMSTAEEAELLRQDKPSWVTAEVTPQHLVLNTSAYEKIGTLAQMNPPLRSPHDNEVLWQALRDGVIDFIATDHAPHTLAEKAQEYPNSPSGMPGVETSLAVMLTAAMEGRCTVAQVVKWMSTAVAVAYGIPNKGAIAPGYDADLVLVDLNTYRPVQREELLTKCGWSPFEGWNLTGWAVTTIVGGQIVYDKGKLNTEVRGQALTFSP from the coding sequence ATGTCATCTCCAACAAGTTTACTGATTCGCCACGCCCGTATAATTCTACCCAATGGTGACTTCATCATTGGGGATGTGCTGACGCACGATCGCCAAATAGTCGAAGTTGCACCAGAAATCTCCCAGGCAACAGCAACCACAGAAATTGACGCACAAGGCTTAACTTTGTTGCCAGGAGTCATAGATCCGCAGGTGCATTTCCGGGAACCAGGGCTAGAACACAAGGAAGATTTATTCACTGCCAGTTGTGCCTGTGCCAAAGGGGGAGTTACCTCTTTTCTAGAAATGCCGAATACGCGCCCCCTGACTACTACGCAACAAGCTTTAGACGACAAGTTACAACGTGCCTCTAATAAATGCTTGGTTAATTATGGCTTTTTTATCGGGGCAACAGCAGAGAATTTACCAGATTTGCTTTTGGCCAAACCGACACCAGGAATTAAGATTTTCATGGGGTCGATGCATGGTCAGTTACTGATTGATGGTGAAACAACACTAGAGGCAATATTTGCTAAAGGTCAGCGTTTAATTGCGGTTCATGCCGAAGACCAAGCTAGAATCAACCACCGGCGTCAAGAATTTGCTGGTATTCATGACCCAGCAGTTCACTCCCAAATTCAAGATAATCAAGCGGCTTTATTAGCGACGAAACTGGCATTAAAACTTTCTCACAAATACCAACGTCGCTTGCATATCTTACATATGTCCACAGCAGAAGAGGCAGAGTTGCTGCGTCAGGATAAACCAAGTTGGGTGACAGCAGAGGTGACACCACAGCATTTGGTGTTGAATACCAGTGCCTATGAGAAGATTGGCACGTTAGCACAAATGAATCCACCATTGCGATCGCCTCATGATAACGAAGTTCTCTGGCAAGCTTTGCGCGATGGCGTAATTGATTTCATCGCCACAGATCATGCACCGCATACCTTAGCAGAGAAAGCGCAAGAATATCCTAATAGTCCTTCGGGAATGCCTGGGGTAGAAACTTCCCTGGCTGTAATGTTAACGGCGGCGATGGAAGGACGATGTACTGTTGCCCAAGTTGTTAAGTGGATGTCTACGGCTGTGGCTGTAGCTTATGGTATTCCGAATAAGGGGGCGATCGCTCCTGGTTATGATGCCGATTTAGTGCTTGTAGATTTGAACACTTACCGTCCAGTCCAGCGCGAGGAACTGTTAACCAAGTGTGGTTGGAGTCCTTTTGAAGGCTGGAACCTTACAGGATGGGCTGTAACAACCATTGTCGGTGGTCAGATTGTTTATGATAAAGGCAAATTAAATACAGAAGTACGGGGTCAAGCTTTAACTTTCTCGCCGTAA
- the lepB gene encoding signal peptidase I, which yields MQNQVSDNNSSQQPDNSWIAELGRTIILSIVLALGIRTFVAEARWIPSGSMEPTLHGTPNQWEADKIIVDKLKYKFSDPQRGDIVVFSPTQELQKEQYQDAFIKRVIGLPGDKVELKDGRVYINNKPLQEENYLSSAQRTAIDVCLSGQQPPYLKTPKTIPTDSYLVLGDNRNSSYDSRCWGVVPRQNIIGRAVLRFWPLNHVGSIDKSPIYP from the coding sequence ATGCAAAATCAAGTGTCTGATAACAACTCTAGTCAACAACCTGATAATTCTTGGATCGCTGAGCTAGGTAGAACAATTATCTTGAGCATTGTTTTAGCCTTGGGAATTCGTACCTTTGTTGCCGAAGCACGCTGGATTCCGTCTGGCTCTATGGAACCGACTCTGCATGGTACGCCAAACCAGTGGGAAGCAGACAAAATTATTGTCGATAAGTTGAAGTATAAATTTTCTGACCCACAACGAGGAGATATTGTAGTATTTTCACCTACGCAAGAACTACAAAAAGAGCAATACCAGGATGCTTTTATTAAACGCGTAATTGGCTTACCTGGAGACAAAGTAGAACTTAAGGATGGTAGAGTCTATATAAACAATAAACCCTTGCAAGAGGAAAATTATTTATCTTCCGCACAGCGTACAGCTATTGATGTCTGCCTATCAGGACAGCAGCCTCCTTACTTGAAAACACCCAAGACAATACCAACCGACTCATATTTAGTGCTAGGTGATAACCGTAACAGTAGCTACGATAGCCGTTGCTGGGGTGTTGTTCCACGCCAAAATATTATTGGTCGTGCTGTACTTCGCTTCTGGCCGCTAAATCATGTTGGAAGTATTGATAAATCACCAATATACCCATAG
- a CDS encoding transposase family protein: protein MILDYIQKYPLRTKQILGISYEQLQSLLNCALKRNRYIKAKQESHKIRINAAGGGRPEKLSTEEQVCLCLFYLRQMPTFQVLGMLFGVSKTEANDTFHDWIPILRDILPASLLEQVSNNESDLLFVQEVLTNFRLLVDSLEQPIYRDSDQKEQQKYFSGKKRQHTLKSLIIGIPEGKDIVEVEVGVPWPTADIKLFRQSQNKFDKSQPFSGDKGFQGGENITTPHKKKPKRELTQQQKDENNALSSNRIFIEHLIRLLKIFRIASQRFRLKLETYEQIILTVCGLVRLRIGSLVLPT, encoded by the coding sequence ATGATTTTAGATTATATACAAAAGTATCCACTACGAACAAAACAGATTTTAGGGATTAGTTACGAACAATTGCAATCACTGCTAAATTGCGCCTTAAAACGAAATCGATACATCAAAGCTAAACAAGAGAGTCATAAAATTAGAATTAATGCGGCTGGTGGTGGTCGTCCCGAAAAGTTATCAACCGAAGAACAAGTATGTTTATGTCTATTTTATCTAAGACAGATGCCAACATTCCAAGTATTAGGAATGCTATTTGGTGTTTCCAAAACCGAAGCTAATGATACATTTCACGACTGGATACCAATTCTTCGTGATATATTACCTGCTAGTTTATTAGAACAAGTATCAAATAATGAAAGTGATTTACTATTTGTTCAAGAAGTATTAACAAATTTTAGGCTATTAGTCGATAGCTTAGAACAGCCAATATATAGGGATTCTGACCAAAAAGAGCAACAGAAATATTTTTCTGGAAAGAAGAGACAACATACATTAAAAAGTCTGATAATTGGCATACCAGAAGGCAAAGATATTGTAGAGGTAGAAGTAGGTGTTCCTTGGCCAACAGCAGATATAAAATTGTTTCGTCAATCTCAAAATAAATTTGATAAATCTCAACCCTTTTCAGGTGATAAAGGCTTTCAAGGAGGTGAGAATATCACTACTCCTCATAAAAAGAAACCAAAACGAGAATTAACTCAACAGCAAAAAGATGAAAATAATGCTTTATCTAGTAATCGGATATTCATTGAACATTTGATTCGATTACTTAAAATATTCCGCATAGCCTCACAAAGATTTCGCTTAAAGCTTGAGACGTATGAGCAGATTATTTTAACAGTTTGCGGATTAGTTAGGTTAAGAATTGGTAGCTTAGTTCTGCCAACTTAG